The nucleotide sequence gttgttgattGTTGGTTATATTTGATGGATGCCTCTGGGATTTAAGGCTTAGGTATTCCTTTGTTTGATGAAGTTCAAAACGTGGATGAACCCAGCAAACAATCTAATTTTCCTCATCTGTATTTTGATTTGCTCGATAGTCAACCTCATGAGTCATGACACACTTTATAGATTGCAGTAATGAAAACTGCAATGTAATCTAAAGTTGTTTCCTTCATGCAGACTTATCTTTCCGGTATGCTTAGATAGATATATCACATATCGGAATGCAGCTTCATATGTTCATAAGTTAATTGTACTTGTACCGTTTTGACAGCCCTAACGGATAAAGGGAAGTTTCTACTGGCTGCTCGAAGATTCAGACATGGGGCACACACCGAATATATCATCTCTTATGATTCTGATGATCTATATCCAGGAAGTAATTCAGGTGTTGGAAAGCTGAGGTGAGGTCTAAACATTCTGTAACTTCAGTTTTGCTAGCTGATTGCTGGATTATTCATGACTACTGGATTACAAAGTAGACCTTTTTTGATTAAGTTTCAAGTGAGGTTACCAGAACTATGATGTGATCATCAAGCATTGGAATCAGGCATCATGTTCATTTATTTCAACCTCGTTTTCATTGCTGGCGTGTTCTTCCGAACAATCTTATTACTGTTTCAGTAGTATGCAAAGTGAATTAATGAATATCCCATCTCTCAGTTGCTGGTAGTTaattcatcagtatgtactattCTGTGCATAACTGCATATGCATAGTCATGTCCTTTGGTTACATCATGTAATGAAGAAAGTGCTAGTAGATATGCTTTATGATTTTCTGCCTATCATGTTGGATTCAGCTGATAGTTGCCAAAATATGGCTATTTACTCCTgatgatggctcatgctgatggaTTTTGGCTACTTTTGCTATGTTAGCTTCTCCACAGCGATGCTTGCATTAGAACATTTGAATCAAAAGAAGGACCACATGATCTTCTTGACATTCTGCCAAAATAAAGTTCTGTCTTGGCCAAGTTGAATAATAGGTGTTATGGATAAGCGCAGTAATGCCCATCCTGAACTGCCTTTAGCACCTCTTCCACCTAGTTATTCCTTTCGCCCCGCTGCCATGCTGCTAGGGCcatgcttttttttttttttgcatcagCTACCCTTACCAACTGCTTGCCACAGTTGCATACACCATTCACATCTTCATGCATTCTTCATCTAGTAGGATGTACTGCTTCCACAGATTTTTTTTACCCGGCTAATTTTTTATCGGTAATGCTTCTCAAGGATATTTAGGTGTTAGCTACTTTAGTTTAGATTGTCATCAACAAAAGAATGTTAAATTTTGAAGCCAACCAAAGCTACTCCTGGCCTGGCTATTTTTGGCGGACCTCAGTCATGTTTCAAGTGCATTTGATGAGTGACCGTCGATAAGTACCCAAGTATTTTGGCGCTGGCTAAACCCAATAGTTTGCAACTTTATTCAAGTCTATTTGCTGGATATTTGTTTGTTGGCCTGAACATTGTTTTATCTTGACACTTCTAGATCGGACTTCCTGGGGACAAAGTTCCTCATGTACGACAATCAGAAACCATACGACGGCGCCAAGTCCTTGAAGAGCCGATCAAGTCGCCGCTTTGCAAGCAAACAAATCAGCCCACTTTCAGGCGATAATCTTGAAGTTGGACAGGTGTCATACAGGTTCAACTTCCTCAAATCAAGAGGGCCGAGAAGaatgcactgcagtatccagtgcCCCGTAGGCCAGGGCACCGCATCCGATCCATCCAAGGAGAAGCCACCGAGCACCTCCAGCTCCTTGTCTCTAAAAAACAAAGCGCCTCGATGGCACGACCACCTGCAGTGCTGGTGCTTGAATTTTCACGGCCGGGTGACCGTCGCCTCCGTGAAGAACTTCCAGCTCGTCGCCCCGGCCGGCACCAGCGACCCATGGGGCGTCGGGGACGAGGAGACGGTGATCCTCCAGTTCGGTAAGATCGAGGACGACGCCTTCACGATGGACTTCCGGCATCCCCTGTCGGCCTACCAGGCGTTTGCCATCTGCCTCACCAGCTTTGGCACGAAGCTGGCCTGTGAATAAGTGCAACTCTGTTGATGTTATCGTGTGAATCATGTGGCGGATGGCATGAACTCTTGGCTCTGTTGATCCGGGAGAAAGGGGTGGCACTGTGATACTGTACTCGCAATCTCTGCCGTTCTCTTTCTCGCCTGATGATGGACGTGGATTTGACTCTATGGCTGTGATTGTTGTTTGTAAATGGCACTCCATTTCTTTCGGTGATTTACCCATGGAGCGTGGTGTGTACCTTCCTCCAATGCCGTTTTACCCTTCACGTAGATAGACAGAAGCTAGACATGGGTTTGGGGCTGCTAATCTGCATTCACAAATTAACCCTTGTACATGTCATTATGATTACCTTCCTCCAATGCCGTTTTACCGGCAAAATGTATCCCTTTTGTGGTCTACATGTCGTTGTAATGTTTTAGTAGTAACATTTGTATCATTGTCTGATTGTTTAGTATAGCTGCAAACGATAGCATGAATGAAAACCACCAGCAACTCACCACCATGGGGCCAAATGGATGCAGCTACATACCATCTTGTCACGGCGAACCGGGGTCTTCTCCCTCGAAAGCGGCAGCGGCGGCAATGAACACTTCCTGTTTCCCTAACAATAATGGTCACATATGAGCACACCACATGACAGTAGTACTACGTACCGACCGACAAAGGGTGAACTATGCACCTATAAATAAACTACAATTGAGTTGTTCATGCATAATTATCTAAAGCTTGTCATAAAGACAAACTCTCATCAGATGACTAAACTTTTTTTTTAACGGCAGATGACTGAACTTGAAATGAGATTTGGACACCAAATTGATCAACACCAGAGGTAGAACTTCCAGAAAGATTCTCTCCGATAGCGCTAACATCATCAACAACAACTGTTTCTACAAAAGAAAGAAAGAGCAACACGaaacaaataaaacaaattaaaatcCTAAAAGAGACCAGAGATCCTTATTTTTTGCTTATCTGTAATGGAACTCACCCTTCACAATATTATAAAATAAACGTGTCTTCCAAATCTGTTATTCTTTGGAAAGAATGAAAACCAGCTACCACCAAACGTCACTGAAGTGTGGTCATgcttttttgaactcatgaacgcCGGGATCATGCGACAAAGAACAGTCCAGTATGAATTCTGAACGTAAGATTTTGTTCATTTGTATACTCTATGCATTTACACATATCATATTGAAAGGCAAATGCTCGCTTAAAAGTGTATGCTTCTTGATTACACACACTTAGTTTAGAGAGTACTACCAAAGGAGCGGTGGCAACAACGGATGTCATGTAATACTTGAAGAAATATTCAATCTGGAATTTGAAAAGAAGGCCTTCTGCATTTGTAATACACTACTTATTGACTCGGATCCTGTACAACCTTGTCCAGCGGTTCAATCATCACACATTCTTGTTGAATAAANNNNNNNNNNNNNNNNNNNNNNNNNNNNNNNNNNNNNNNNNNNNNNNNNNNNNNNNNNNNNNNNNNNNNNNNNNNNNNNNNNNNNNNNNNNNNNNNNNNNNNNNNNNNNNNNNNNNNNNNNNNNNNNNNNNNNNNNNNNNNNNNNNNNNNNNNNNNNNNNNNNNNNNNNNNNNNNNNNNNNNNNNNNNNNNNNNNNNNNNNNNNNNNNNNNNNNNNNNNNNNNNNNNNNNNNNNNNNNNNNNNNNNNNNNNNNNNNNNNNNNNNNNNNNNNNNNNNNNNNNNNNNNNNTGATATGGTTTTTGAGAACTTTTCTTGGCTAATATTGGTAATAGTGGTACACCAAGAAAGCTAGAGGTATGTTAAGAGATCATACATTGTGCTGAGAATGTTAGGATACACATTGTACTCTTTGGCAAAGACGAAAGGTATGACCCCTTGCGGAAGAGCAGCCTGCAATGCGAATTCATCACGTTACTCAACTCTTGATCTGATTTTCTTCAGTTGTACTTGCTATGTGTAGAACAATAGCGATGTGCAAAGAAGTCTCTAAATTGGGGTGTACGTACTTGAACAATGGGGATGTGCAGAAGAACCCCACGAATCCCAAAAACCAGAGAGGCGGCGGCCATGATCATTGGACCCACAAGACACCTCACAACCATCGCATAAGTCTTTTGACAGCCGTAATGGATAAAGGGAAGTTTCTATTGGCTGCTCGAATATTCAGACAATGGCACACACCAAATATACCATCTCTTATGACTCTGATGATCTATACCCATGAAGTGATTCAGGTGTTCGAAAGCTGAGGTGAGGTCTAAACATTCTATAACTTCAGTTTTGTTACCTGGTTGGTGGATTATCCATAACTACTGGATTACAAAGTAGACCTTTTTATTTATCAAGTTTCAGTTGAGGTCACTAGCAGAATGATGTGATCATCAAGCATTGGAATCAGGCATCATGCTCATTCATGTTAACCTCGTTTTCATTGTTGACGTGTTCTTCCAAACAATCTTATTACTGTTTCAATGGGATGCAAAGTGAATTAATGAATATCCCATCTCTCAGTTTGATATAAAGTTGTAGTAATGttgcgtcaattaatttggataggagggagtagtgaattcatcagtatgtactattCTGTGCATATGCATAGTCATGTCCTTTGGTTACATCATGTATTGAAGAAAGTGCTAGGAGATCCGCGTCATGATTTTATCGTGTGACAGTTGATGTTATCGTGTGTACTTGTGAGCAGGGTGGTTGATGAGCATCCTGAACTCTTATGCTCTGTTAATTCGGGAGAAAGGGGTGATACATCTAGGGGTGGACTAACGAGCAGCTCGGCTCATTAAGCTCGTActcgttaaggctcggctcgttaagctcgttaagattaacgagcagaaaaccctgctcggctcggctcgtttgaagctcattaagctcgtgagcgctcgttaacagattataatgtgttatgatatacatgatgaatgtgtaggtgtggttagcaagatgaaatatggtgactacaaaAAGAAATGCACTAGTTTATTGCCCATATGTCGATTAGGTTGAATTGATGGGCTGAGGTGCTACAAAAAGTTTGACACGTAAGATGAAAATATGTGTTATGTTGTTACTAACAAGCTTAACGAGCTACTCATGAAACTCGTTAGCTCgttcgttaagctcgttaagcttaatgagctgaaatcaatgattggctcagttcattaagaagcgagctcCGAACTTAACGAGCTAAAGTATCGAGCACTCATCAAgctcgcgagctacgagcttttggtccagccctagaTACATCGTATGTACGATGTACTTGCAATCTCTGCTGTCCCCTTTCTCCTCTTATGATGGATGTGGATTTGACTCTATGGTGGTGAATGTTCATTGTAAATGGAACTCCATTTATTTGGGCGAGTGTGGGGCACCTTCCTCCAGTGCCGTTTTACTCTTCAATATGAATTCAGTGGCATAATTTTTGCTCCGGCCACAATCGGTCtcggtagttaaatttacggtcaaatttGGATCTCGGGAAGCACGGACGCACTACAttgtagaacggagggagtatgtactaTGTACTTGCAATCTCTGCTGTCTCCTTTCTCCTCTGATGATGGATGTGGATTTGACTCTATGCTGGTGAATGTTGTTTGTAAATGGCACTCCATTTCTTTGGGCGAGTGTGGTGCACCTTCCTCCAGTGCCGTTTTACTCCTCAAGGTAGATAAATAGACAGAATCTAGACATGGTTTCGGTCTGCAAATCTGCATTGATAAATCATAATGAACCATGCAACCCTTGTACTACATGTCATTATGATTACCTTCCTCCAATGCCGCTTTACGGGCAATGTAACCCTTTTGTGGTCATCGTGACTTGATGTACCTAAGCCGAGGTAAAAAAGTATCGACTGAGAAATGCAGTATTACATCTGCAGACCTATACACTGAACTAGGCGCACTTCTGGAGCTGCAAACGATCAACGATGGCGCCAATGGAGAACACCCGCAATTCACCGCCATGGAACAAAATGGATGCAACTGAGCAGCAGGATGAGCATATTACTTTACTAGAGAGTGAGCTGCGGAGCAACGCATAACCAGATCATAACCAAATGGATGCAACTACACTAGCAAGGAGTATCACCACTTGTGTGGATCATATATTCGTATCTGCCGTGGCCTGCCGCCATGATCGACAACCTTGGCCTGATCGCTGGAGCACCAGCGAGACGGAGCGCGCTGATTCCTGAGCTGCTGCACGTGGAGCCCCAGGAACGAAGTGGCCGGTGGCCTGTGGGACACGGACGGCAGCGTCCGCGACAGCCACGACTCCGACGGGGTCTTGGGCGACGGCAGTGCGAGCACCATGTTCTCACGGCGAGCCACGGTCCTCCCCTGCGAGGGAGGTAGCGGCGGCGGGAAGCCCTGGCCGACGGCGTTGAGCCTGCGGGGTGTCTTCCCGCCGACGTTCGCCTTCGCCGTCGGCGGCCTGCCGCACTTGGGATTgggaggcggcagcggcgaggccGCGCCGCCGTCGGCCCTGTCGAGGACCAGGAGCAAGCCGAGATGGGTGGCCTTGGGACGGACGGCGCCTCGGTC is from Triticum aestivum cultivar Chinese Spring chromosome 1B, IWGSC CS RefSeq v2.1, whole genome shotgun sequence and encodes:
- the LOC123140030 gene encoding tubby-like F-box protein 9, producing MALWRRSSSWLTSCSRAPAGIGGGNEAKVSPEVAPEEAREEDRRAEAEDEERWSRLLPELLTDIVRRVDAGAERWPPRRDVVACACVCRRWRDAAVSVVRPPLECGRITFPSSLKQPGPRDAPMHCFIRRNKSTSTFYLYLSLTQALTDKGKFLLAARRFRHGAHTEYIISYDSDDLYPGSNSGVGKLRSDFLGTKFLMYDNQKPYDGAKSLKSRSSRRFASKQISPLSGDNLEVGQVSYRFNFLKSRGPRRMHCSIQCPVGQGTASDPSKEKPPSTSSSLSLKNKAPRWHDHLQCWCLNFHGRVTVASVKNFQLVAPAGTSDPWGVGDEETVILQFGKIEDDAFTMDFRHPLSAYQAFAICLTSFGTKLACE